One genomic window of Thermorudis peleae includes the following:
- a CDS encoding DJ-1/PfpI family protein, with protein sequence MAGKKILMIVGDYAEDSEVMVPFQALQAVGHTVHAVCPNKRAGDRVPTAIHDFEGDQTYTEKRGHNFTLNATFNDIDPAEYDALVLPGGRAPEYLRLNPRVLEIVRHFVQHDKPVAAVCHGVQLLTAADVVRGRRINGYPTVEPEVRAAGGEWVELAWDQAVTDGNLVTAPAWSAHVAWLAAFLHLLESVPASTPAISS encoded by the coding sequence ATGGCCGGCAAAAAGATTCTCATGATTGTCGGAGACTACGCTGAAGACTCTGAAGTGATGGTTCCCTTCCAGGCACTCCAGGCTGTTGGCCACACGGTCCATGCAGTCTGTCCGAACAAGCGCGCTGGCGATCGTGTACCGACAGCCATTCATGACTTTGAGGGCGACCAGACCTATACCGAGAAGCGCGGGCACAACTTTACGCTCAACGCGACCTTTAACGATATTGATCCGGCTGAGTATGATGCTTTGGTCTTGCCTGGTGGTCGAGCTCCTGAATATCTCCGGCTGAACCCTCGCGTGCTTGAGATTGTGCGGCACTTTGTGCAGCACGACAAGCCCGTCGCAGCCGTCTGCCATGGCGTTCAGCTGTTAACCGCTGCGGATGTAGTACGCGGGCGACGCATCAACGGCTATCCGACAGTTGAGCCGGAAGTACGTGCCGCAGGGGGCGAATGGGTTGAGCTAGCCTGGGATCAGGCGGTAACTGATGGCAACCTCGTGACTGCTCCAGCTTGGTCAGCTCATGTTGCTTGGCTCGCAGCTTTTCTTCACCTCCTTGAGTCTGTCCCCGCATCAACTCCAGCTATCTCATCGTGA
- a CDS encoding c-type cytochrome, producing the protein MMLKGIRQATRRWWLGFALLSLGLLVAAACDSTNTYPIDFFSEMHYQKSWRFQEPPRLDSPASAVPITGGEIAYTRDEAKNLQNPLANDPNARKLGQQLYQTNCVACHGPQGQGNGPLAAIWKARQGAVPPANLTDQAVASLTDGELYWVLTNGYTSPNNQIQYPGGLTNMPAFGKLLTPQERWALVTYIRQLEGK; encoded by the coding sequence ATGATGCTGAAGGGGATCCGACAGGCAACGCGACGCTGGTGGCTTGGGTTCGCCCTGCTGAGCCTCGGGCTACTGGTTGCGGCAGCCTGCGACTCAACCAATACCTACCCCATCGACTTCTTCAGTGAGATGCACTATCAGAAGTCCTGGCGCTTCCAGGAACCACCCCGGCTTGATTCACCCGCAAGTGCGGTGCCGATCACGGGTGGCGAAATCGCGTACACACGTGATGAGGCCAAGAACTTGCAAAATCCGCTGGCCAACGACCCCAACGCGCGCAAGCTAGGCCAGCAGCTCTATCAAACGAATTGTGTCGCTTGCCACGGCCCACAGGGACAGGGCAATGGACCGCTGGCAGCTATTTGGAAAGCACGCCAGGGCGCTGTTCCCCCAGCAAATTTGACTGATCAAGCAGTGGCCAGCCTCACCGACGGCGAACTGTACTGGGTACTGACGAACGGCTATACGTCACCAAATAATCAAATCCAGTACCCAGGCGGACTCACTAACATGCCAGCCTTCGGCAAGCTACTTACTCCACAGGAGCGCTGGGCACTTGTGACGTACATCCGCCAGCTTGAAGGCAAGTAG
- a CDS encoding 4Fe-4S dicluster domain-containing protein: protein MPRWGMVIDLDRCIGCGACVVACQAENNIPINTADAYFQRRVIEWIRVERYWEGEYPDIHAYHIPVPCQQCTNAPCEPVCPVYATVHNSEGINTQIYNRCIGTRYCSINCQWHVRFFNFWEPKWPDSLKQQLNPDVTVRSRGIMEKCSFCLHRIEKAEWKARVEGRPLKTDEVTTACAQACPTDAIVFGDLDDPNSKISQLLKSAGKDRGYQLLADLNTEPNVTYLKRIQAGEPGEADVAEPALAQVKG, encoded by the coding sequence ATGCCACGCTGGGGAATGGTCATAGACCTCGACCGGTGCATCGGCTGTGGTGCATGCGTTGTTGCATGCCAAGCAGAGAACAACATTCCGATTAACACAGCCGATGCCTACTTCCAGCGACGCGTCATCGAATGGATTCGGGTTGAGCGCTACTGGGAGGGTGAATACCCTGACATCCACGCATACCACATCCCTGTGCCTTGTCAGCAGTGCACCAATGCGCCATGCGAACCTGTCTGCCCGGTGTATGCAACGGTGCACAACTCTGAAGGGATTAACACGCAGATTTATAATCGGTGCATCGGCACGCGATACTGCTCGATTAACTGCCAATGGCACGTCCGGTTCTTCAACTTCTGGGAGCCCAAGTGGCCCGACTCGCTGAAACAGCAACTGAATCCTGATGTGACGGTGCGAAGTCGCGGCATTATGGAGAAGTGCAGCTTCTGCCTTCATCGCATTGAGAAGGCTGAGTGGAAGGCGCGCGTTGAAGGTCGGCCACTCAAGACCGATGAAGTGACGACTGCCTGCGCACAGGCGTGCCCAACAGACGCCATCGTGTTCGGCGATCTAGATGACCCCAATAGCAAGATCTCCCAGCTGCTTAAGTCAGCTGGTAAGGATCGAGGGTACCAACTGCTTGCCGACCTCAACACGGAGCCGAATGTCACATACCTGAAGCGGATTCAGGCTGGGGAGCCGGGTGAAGCAGATGTTGCTGAGCCGGCACTCGCGCAGGTGAAAGGGTAA
- the nrfD gene encoding NrfD/PsrC family molybdoenzyme membrane anchor subunit, translating into MLERRELSEEQITQELMRPLVTTTPWMWVGFIGLGAVLLVFLFAVSWMIYWGLGVTGLNRPNMWGFMIVNFVFWIGISHAGVMISAILRLTQAEWRRPVTRAAEIMTIFSLMTAMIHPVIHTGRPWRTLYWVFPYDFWRNIWPDVRGPLVWDPSAILTYLTGSSLFLYTTIIPDMALARDRSTGWRRVFYSILALGWRGNERQWKMQTIAGFLLSGLILPVFVSVHSIVSWDFAVSLVPTWHTTIFAPYFVIGAIHSGVSAVVTLMALMRWLFRFDNYIRLEHFDAIGRLLIAVGTGWLWFFLLDIFFAIYPQEEREFQIMDFRIFHWPFNVLFAMIFIFSYFIPVPIWVFQRFRRNVRIMFWTSIAVNVGMWAERYWIIKPGLMRKYEFTFDWGWYRPSIVEVSIVMGTFALVGFLLLVFAKLVPPVSVWEEKEGRRFVQAWEVGKRRLYAIIREF; encoded by the coding sequence ATGCTGGAGCGACGCGAGCTCAGCGAAGAGCAAATTACTCAAGAGCTCATGCGCCCGCTCGTGACCACAACCCCGTGGATGTGGGTTGGGTTTATTGGCCTCGGCGCAGTTCTGCTGGTCTTTCTGTTTGCCGTGAGCTGGATGATCTACTGGGGCCTTGGCGTGACCGGTCTGAACCGCCCGAATATGTGGGGGTTCATGATCGTCAACTTCGTGTTCTGGATCGGTATTAGCCATGCAGGCGTCATGATTTCCGCAATTCTGCGCCTAACCCAAGCTGAATGGCGCCGACCAGTCACCCGTGCTGCCGAAATCATGACGATCTTCAGTCTGATGACGGCGATGATTCACCCAGTCATTCACACGGGGCGTCCCTGGCGAACACTCTATTGGGTGTTCCCCTACGACTTCTGGCGCAATATTTGGCCCGACGTCCGTGGTCCGCTTGTCTGGGACCCAAGCGCGATTTTGACGTACCTGACGGGAAGCTCGCTGTTCCTCTACACGACCATTATCCCGGACATGGCCCTCGCTCGCGATCGCTCAACAGGATGGCGGCGGGTCTTCTACTCAATTCTGGCTCTCGGTTGGCGCGGGAATGAGCGCCAATGGAAGATGCAGACTATCGCCGGCTTCCTGCTGTCGGGCCTCATCCTACCAGTGTTCGTCTCCGTGCACAGCATCGTCTCCTGGGACTTCGCGGTTTCGCTTGTCCCAACCTGGCATACAACGATTTTTGCCCCCTACTTCGTTATCGGTGCCATTCACTCGGGTGTCTCGGCAGTTGTCACGTTGATGGCACTGATGCGCTGGCTCTTCCGCTTTGACAACTACATTCGGCTTGAACACTTCGATGCCATTGGTCGACTACTGATTGCTGTGGGCACTGGCTGGCTCTGGTTCTTCCTGCTCGATATCTTCTTCGCCATTTATCCCCAGGAAGAGCGTGAGTTCCAGATCATGGACTTCCGTATCTTCCACTGGCCATTCAACGTGCTTTTTGCCATGATCTTCATCTTCAGTTATTTCATTCCCGTGCCAATCTGGGTCTTCCAACGATTCCGCCGCAATGTCCGGATTATGTTCTGGACATCAATTGCGGTGAACGTCGGAATGTGGGCTGAGCGCTACTGGATTATCAAGCCAGGGCTAATGCGGAAGTACGAGTTCACGTTTGACTGGGGCTGGTATCGCCCAAGCATCGTTGAAGTGAGCATCGTTATGGGCACCTTCGCCCTCGTTGGGTTCCTGCTGCTCGTCTTTGCGAAGCTTGTGCCACCTGTGTCAGTCTGGGAAGAGAAAGAAGGGCGACGCTTTGTCCAGGCCTGGGAGGTCGGCAAGCGTCGGCTGTACGCGATTATTCGTGAGTTTTAA
- a CDS encoding TIGR03560 family F420-dependent LLM class oxidoreductase, producing the protein MMRFAVMIEGQEAVTWERWLRIVDATEALGFDSLWRSDHLWSVIGMPERETLALWPSLAAVALRTQRIAFGQLVSPTTFRHPVELAQNAVALDHLSGGRYWLGLGAGWNVPEHSAFGFPLPPVSERMDRLAEAIDVILQLWTGEPVTYTGRFFQLERAQMRPTPRNGRVPIVIGGGGERRLLRLVAQAADEWNTTSITVEQYPAKVAALEAHCRAVGRDPSSIARSWMVGYLVGRDQGELRERARWLQRWLRLPETFTPDEVIARQRERGWIVGTPKEVIDQIAEREALGISRIMLQTYDLDDLSPLELIAREVMPAFQSA; encoded by the coding sequence ATGATGCGCTTTGCTGTCATGATTGAAGGTCAGGAGGCTGTAACGTGGGAGCGGTGGTTACGCATTGTCGATGCGACGGAAGCCCTTGGCTTTGATTCGCTCTGGCGCTCAGATCACCTGTGGTCTGTCATTGGCATGCCTGAACGTGAGACCCTTGCGCTCTGGCCATCGCTCGCAGCAGTCGCGTTGCGTACGCAGCGCATTGCTTTTGGCCAGCTCGTTTCACCGACAACCTTTCGCCACCCGGTTGAGCTTGCGCAAAATGCTGTCGCCCTTGATCATCTCTCGGGAGGGCGATACTGGCTTGGTCTTGGTGCGGGTTGGAATGTACCAGAACACTCGGCCTTTGGCTTTCCGTTACCTCCCGTCAGTGAGCGGATGGATCGCCTTGCGGAAGCGATTGACGTTATTCTCCAACTCTGGACCGGTGAGCCGGTGACATACACCGGTCGCTTCTTCCAACTCGAACGCGCGCAAATGCGGCCAACGCCTCGCAACGGCCGCGTCCCGATTGTCATTGGCGGTGGTGGGGAGCGACGACTGCTGCGCCTTGTTGCGCAGGCGGCAGACGAATGGAACACAACGAGCATCACGGTTGAGCAGTATCCTGCCAAGGTTGCTGCCCTTGAGGCGCATTGCCGCGCTGTAGGGCGTGATCCGTCCTCGATAGCGCGCTCCTGGATGGTTGGTTATCTTGTTGGCCGCGATCAGGGCGAGTTACGTGAGCGTGCGCGCTGGCTTCAACGGTGGCTACGATTGCCTGAGACATTCACTCCTGACGAGGTCATCGCACGACAGCGTGAGCGCGGCTGGATCGTTGGCACGCCCAAAGAGGTTATTGACCAGATTGCTGAGCGCGAAGCACTCGGCATTAGCCGAATCATGCTCCAGACTTACGATCTCGATGACCTCTCGCCACTCGAGCTCATTGCGCGCGAGGTGATGCCAGCCTTCCAATCAGCATGA
- a CDS encoding aldehyde dehydrogenase family protein gives MVQSVAPQRSVLEFADSRVREWVAKPHRMLIGGQWVEAASGETFPVYDPATGEIIAHVPSGDAPDIDRAVAAARQAFEHGPWPKLTPSDRGKLLWKLAELVEQHAEEFAQLEGLDNGKPVQIARAADVPLAVDLFRYMAGWATKIEGETIPISVPVAGVEGTRFFAYTRREPVGVVGQIIPWNFPLLMAAWKLGPALAAGCTVVLKPAEQTPLSALRLGELVQEAGFPDGVVNIVPGYGEKAGAALAAHPGVDKVAFTGSTEVGKLIVQAAAGNLKRVTLELGGKSPAIVFDDADLDITIPGVAQAIFFNHGQCCCAGSRLYVNKKVFDTVVEGVANEAKKIRLGHAFDPEATMGPLVSQEQLERVSGYVQIGQQEGWRPIVGGQRYGNRGYFFMPTVLVGENESSRVVQEEIFGPVLCAAPFDDLDDLLRRANDTIYGLAASVWTRDIRKAHTIAHGLRDGTVWINCHNVFDAALPFGGYKQSGWGREMGHHVLQNYTEVKAVVVAL, from the coding sequence ATGGTACAGTCGGTTGCCCCGCAACGCAGCGTTCTTGAGTTTGCCGATTCGCGCGTTCGCGAGTGGGTCGCCAAACCCCATCGTATGCTGATTGGAGGCCAGTGGGTCGAGGCTGCCTCCGGCGAGACATTCCCCGTCTATGACCCAGCTACTGGCGAAATCATCGCGCACGTGCCATCTGGTGATGCACCGGACATCGATCGGGCGGTTGCAGCAGCACGGCAGGCATTCGAGCACGGTCCTTGGCCCAAGCTGACACCGTCTGATCGCGGAAAGCTGCTGTGGAAGCTTGCTGAGCTGGTTGAACAGCATGCTGAAGAGTTTGCGCAACTTGAAGGGCTTGATAACGGCAAGCCTGTCCAGATCGCTCGTGCTGCTGATGTACCGCTTGCTGTTGACCTCTTTCGCTATATGGCCGGCTGGGCGACAAAGATCGAGGGCGAGACGATTCCCATCTCTGTTCCGGTTGCCGGTGTAGAGGGGACGCGCTTTTTTGCCTACACGCGCCGTGAGCCAGTTGGGGTTGTTGGGCAAATTATTCCTTGGAACTTCCCGCTGCTCATGGCTGCTTGGAAGCTTGGCCCCGCTCTGGCTGCTGGCTGCACGGTGGTGTTAAAGCCAGCTGAGCAAACCCCACTGTCAGCACTGCGACTTGGCGAGCTGGTGCAGGAGGCTGGCTTCCCGGATGGTGTCGTCAACATTGTGCCAGGGTATGGTGAAAAAGCTGGCGCAGCGCTTGCTGCCCATCCTGGCGTTGACAAAGTTGCCTTTACTGGCTCGACCGAAGTCGGCAAACTCATTGTCCAGGCCGCTGCCGGCAACCTCAAGCGTGTAACCCTTGAGTTGGGCGGCAAGTCACCAGCGATTGTCTTTGACGATGCCGATCTTGACATAACGATTCCTGGTGTTGCCCAAGCCATTTTCTTCAACCACGGACAGTGCTGCTGCGCCGGTTCACGTCTCTACGTCAACAAGAAGGTTTTCGATACCGTTGTTGAGGGCGTTGCAAACGAAGCCAAGAAGATTCGCCTCGGTCATGCCTTTGACCCTGAGGCGACGATGGGCCCGCTCGTCTCCCAGGAACAATTGGAGCGTGTTTCCGGCTATGTCCAGATCGGCCAGCAGGAAGGGTGGCGGCCGATCGTCGGTGGACAGCGCTATGGGAACCGTGGCTACTTCTTCATGCCAACCGTGCTCGTTGGCGAGAATGAGTCCTCACGGGTCGTGCAAGAAGAAATCTTTGGACCAGTATTGTGCGCAGCGCCCTTTGATGATCTTGATGATCTGTTGCGTCGAGCCAATGACACGATCTACGGCCTCGCAGCGAGCGTGTGGACGCGCGATATCCGGAAAGCCCACACAATCGCCCACGGGTTGCGTGATGGTACCGTCTGGATCAATTGCCACAACGTCTTTGATGCAGCGTTGCCCTTTGGTGGGTATAAGCAATCAGGCTGGGGCCGTGAGATGGGCCACCACGTCTTGCAAAACTACACCGAGGTCAAAGCTGTGGTGGTGGCGCTCTAA
- a CDS encoding molybdopterin-containing oxidoreductase family protein has protein sequence MRRRDFLKLAAVSSTGAVLFTGCSLGTIGDGDPAHEFKLESPVYNPNDLRYGRDNWYATAAPASLGGDGLIVRVFEGRAKKVDGNPDFPTNRGKSSAVIQALVTELYHPDRVASPVKRSGDRGSGQFQPLNWNDALAQVANAIKAAPQATLLITEPLNGALGAVINAFVKATGVQLATFEPDERIVLREAMRRTFGVATLPTLDLANANFLLDFGADFLHGWIAPVQFARAFGQFRQGRSNARGLFYFLGPRMAATAANADRWYAIKPGSEGLIALAMAQVILSENLADSTGSNAFLQALGLTRQQLDQNFTPEKVADAAGISADQIRTIARLFAQRKPSIAIAGTTAAAHTNGLFNLVAVFALNYLVGSVNTQGGVILNPPVPLGDQLPAHQNGTPYTTWVQLSNAIKSGQIKTVLIHRVNPVYHLPPASGFADALRNAGTVISVGTVFDDTALLADIVLPEHTIFEEWDIVVPDPGPGFPALTLRQPVVNPFVDSRAFGDILIQLGKQLGASMPWDSQEAAVRALADTLRQRGGGNITASDPREYFMIMQTQGGWWNEQQKVTSTPQPSKATAPANPEFAGDSGQYPFYLLPFPSGVVGYGQWSHLPWVQGLQDQMSTIAWQTWVEVNPKTGEQLGIGTGDIIRIETPQGSIEVPVYINPAAPPDVLAVPLGQGHTGGGRYAKGFGVNILNVVQPATEKETGALAWAATRCRIAKTGRRARISQFEGAVPAFQLEEAPIVQLKPMKV, from the coding sequence ATGCGGCGGCGTGATTTCCTCAAGTTGGCTGCGGTGTCGAGCACGGGCGCGGTGCTCTTTACTGGATGCTCGCTCGGCACGATCGGCGATGGCGACCCCGCCCATGAGTTCAAACTGGAAAGTCCCGTCTATAACCCAAATGACTTGCGCTATGGGCGGGATAACTGGTATGCAACGGCGGCCCCTGCTTCGCTTGGCGGTGATGGGCTGATCGTCCGTGTCTTTGAAGGCCGCGCAAAGAAAGTCGATGGGAATCCTGACTTCCCGACAAACCGAGGCAAGAGTTCTGCAGTCATTCAGGCTCTGGTGACTGAGCTGTATCACCCAGACCGCGTCGCAAGCCCAGTCAAGCGCTCAGGAGATCGAGGGAGTGGCCAGTTCCAGCCGCTGAACTGGAATGATGCGCTCGCGCAAGTCGCGAATGCAATCAAGGCTGCACCACAGGCTACCTTACTCATTACCGAGCCTCTGAATGGCGCACTTGGAGCGGTCATTAACGCGTTCGTGAAAGCGACCGGGGTGCAGCTTGCTACCTTCGAGCCAGATGAGCGCATTGTCCTGCGTGAGGCAATGCGCCGGACGTTTGGCGTTGCAACGTTGCCAACGCTCGACCTTGCCAATGCCAACTTCCTGCTTGATTTCGGCGCTGATTTCCTGCATGGCTGGATTGCTCCTGTCCAATTTGCTCGGGCCTTTGGGCAGTTTCGCCAGGGACGATCGAATGCTCGCGGTCTCTTCTACTTCCTTGGCCCACGCATGGCTGCCACAGCAGCCAACGCTGACCGCTGGTACGCCATTAAGCCAGGGAGCGAGGGGCTGATCGCCCTGGCAATGGCCCAAGTGATACTCTCGGAGAATCTCGCTGACAGCACGGGAAGCAATGCCTTTCTACAGGCACTTGGTCTCACACGACAGCAACTTGACCAGAACTTCACTCCTGAGAAAGTCGCTGATGCGGCGGGAATCAGCGCGGATCAAATTCGCACGATCGCTCGGCTCTTTGCTCAGCGTAAGCCAAGTATCGCCATCGCTGGCACAACGGCTGCGGCGCACACGAATGGCCTGTTCAACCTCGTCGCCGTCTTTGCGTTGAACTATCTTGTCGGCAGCGTCAATACGCAGGGGGGAGTCATCTTGAATCCCCCTGTTCCGCTTGGTGATCAACTCCCGGCGCACCAGAACGGAACGCCGTACACCACGTGGGTGCAACTGAGCAATGCGATCAAGAGCGGACAAATCAAGACTGTCCTCATCCACCGCGTGAACCCGGTCTATCACTTGCCGCCAGCAAGTGGCTTTGCTGATGCGCTCCGTAACGCTGGCACGGTCATCAGTGTTGGCACAGTCTTCGACGACACCGCGCTCCTTGCGGATATCGTGCTGCCTGAGCACACCATCTTCGAAGAGTGGGACATTGTTGTTCCCGATCCCGGTCCAGGCTTTCCGGCGCTGACGCTGCGACAGCCGGTTGTGAATCCCTTCGTCGATAGCCGAGCGTTTGGTGATATTCTCATTCAGCTCGGAAAGCAGCTTGGCGCCAGCATGCCATGGGATAGCCAAGAAGCCGCCGTACGCGCACTGGCTGATACGCTCCGCCAGCGGGGCGGTGGCAACATTACCGCCAGCGATCCACGCGAGTACTTCATGATTATGCAAACGCAAGGAGGCTGGTGGAACGAACAACAGAAGGTCACCAGCACGCCTCAACCGAGCAAGGCTACAGCACCAGCGAATCCTGAGTTTGCAGGCGACAGCGGGCAATATCCATTCTATCTCTTGCCCTTCCCATCAGGTGTTGTGGGCTACGGGCAATGGAGTCACTTGCCGTGGGTTCAGGGCCTGCAAGACCAGATGTCAACGATCGCCTGGCAAACGTGGGTAGAGGTGAACCCCAAGACCGGGGAGCAACTTGGCATCGGAACTGGCGACATTATTCGGATTGAGACGCCTCAAGGAAGTATCGAGGTGCCGGTCTACATCAACCCTGCTGCGCCGCCTGATGTGCTTGCTGTGCCCCTTGGCCAAGGGCATACGGGCGGTGGACGCTATGCCAAGGGCTTTGGCGTGAACATCCTGAACGTCGTACAGCCAGCGACTGAGAAAGAGACAGGCGCACTCGCTTGGGCCGCGACACGTTGTCGTATCGCGAAGACTGGGCGGCGAGCGCGTATCTCCCAGTTTGAGGGTGCAGTGCCAGCCTTCCAGCTTGAGGAAGCACCGATCGTGCAACTCAAGCCGATGAAGGTGTAA
- a CDS encoding YbaB/EbfC family nucleoid-associated protein — MQPNMRLLQQMQARLAQIQQELAESTVEGTAGGGAVRVVVNGLRAVQQIHIDPGVVDPQDVGMLEDLILAALNDAMKRAEELASSKLGALAGGLQLPGLFP; from the coding sequence ATGCAGCCAAACATGCGCCTGCTGCAGCAAATGCAAGCCCGCTTAGCGCAAATCCAGCAGGAGTTGGCCGAATCCACGGTCGAAGGGACTGCTGGTGGCGGTGCAGTGCGCGTTGTCGTCAATGGGCTCCGCGCTGTCCAACAGATCCATATTGACCCCGGCGTTGTTGATCCACAGGATGTCGGCATGCTTGAGGATCTCATTCTCGCCGCGCTCAACGATGCCATGAAGCGGGCTGAAGAGCTTGCCTCGTCGAAACTCGGTGCGCTCGCTGGGGGGTTACAACTCCCTGGCCTTTTCCCGTAG
- a CDS encoding DUF3341 domain-containing protein, with amino-acid sequence MAIKEVLGLYPDLDSAVAATDALREAGFERSEIEVLSNAPFPEGTFGEESGIHRLFIFPLIGACCGFAAGLLITGGTQLAYPLLTGGKPLFSIPPMVIIMYEGTMLGALLFTVLGVLFESRLPWIGKALYDPRITAGYIGILVRTAPERVSAAINALQKAKPEDILTEDGRVSLASSS; translated from the coding sequence ATGGCGATTAAGGAAGTACTCGGGCTCTATCCCGACCTCGACTCAGCCGTCGCGGCAACCGACGCGTTGCGCGAGGCCGGGTTTGAGCGCAGTGAGATTGAAGTCCTGTCCAATGCTCCCTTCCCGGAGGGAACCTTTGGCGAAGAGTCGGGAATTCATCGCCTCTTTATCTTCCCGCTCATCGGCGCGTGCTGTGGCTTCGCCGCAGGGTTACTGATCACCGGTGGCACGCAGCTTGCCTACCCACTCCTCACAGGCGGGAAGCCGCTCTTCTCCATTCCACCTATGGTCATCATCATGTATGAGGGCACGATGTTGGGCGCGTTGCTTTTCACCGTGCTTGGCGTGCTCTTCGAATCACGCTTGCCATGGATCGGCAAGGCCCTCTATGATCCGCGCATTACCGCTGGTTACATTGGCATCCTGGTGCGGACGGCACCAGAGCGGGTCTCCGCAGCAATTAACGCACTGCAGAAGGCAAAGCCCGAGGATATTTTGACTGAAGATGGCCGCGTTTCGCTGGCCTCCAGCTCGTAG
- a CDS encoding phytoene desaturase family protein: MSTHYDAIIIGSGHNGLIAAGYLARARKRVLVLERRSVIGGATVTEEHFPGYRLSTCSYVCSLLLPEVVRDLELTRYGYQVRPFDPQYFVPFPDGRFLMVFLDERKTQEELRKFSRRDAERWDDYWAMWNRLIARVRPLYLRPAPTLDELAACFRGPQGMEDFRTLFFSSIAEVLDRFFESEEIKAPLCTGGVIGVNAGPYSPGTAYVKFHHLLGQIHGHQGAWGFVRGGMGMIAEAAARSATAHGATILTDAPVAEIDVHDGVARGVRLEDGRRFTADAILSNADPHHTFLKLVDRRHLPSDFVEGISRLRTKGSVVKVLLGLRGLPNFTCCPGTAVGPQHTGGIVINPSVDYLERAWEDCKHGRPSAEPFMDCYIQSATEEGLAPAGRHTLSLYVQYAPYDLADGNWESRKDDIGQTILKTFAHYAPNLWDILEHVRVLGPRDIEATMGISGGNIFHGEILPDQMFCFRPVPGYSGYESPVERLYLCGSGAWPGGAVFGAPGRNCALQVLEDLERRASTRAG, from the coding sequence ATGAGTACCCACTACGATGCCATTATCATCGGCAGCGGACACAACGGCCTGATCGCCGCAGGCTACTTGGCACGTGCTCGCAAGCGCGTGCTCGTCCTTGAGCGACGGTCGGTCATCGGAGGCGCGACGGTAACCGAAGAGCACTTCCCAGGCTACCGGCTCTCTACCTGCTCCTATGTCTGCAGCTTGCTTCTCCCGGAAGTTGTGCGTGACCTCGAACTCACACGGTACGGCTATCAAGTCCGGCCTTTTGATCCACAATACTTCGTTCCCTTCCCCGATGGACGCTTCCTCATGGTGTTCCTTGATGAACGGAAGACGCAAGAAGAACTGCGCAAGTTCTCACGTCGTGACGCTGAGCGTTGGGATGACTACTGGGCAATGTGGAATAGGCTCATTGCGCGCGTTCGCCCTCTGTATCTCCGCCCAGCGCCAACGCTCGATGAACTTGCAGCGTGTTTTCGTGGGCCACAGGGTATGGAGGATTTTCGGACCCTCTTCTTCAGTAGCATCGCTGAGGTCCTTGATCGTTTCTTTGAATCTGAGGAGATCAAAGCACCACTGTGTACTGGCGGCGTGATTGGCGTCAACGCTGGGCCTTACAGCCCGGGCACAGCGTACGTGAAGTTCCATCACCTTCTCGGGCAGATTCACGGGCACCAGGGAGCATGGGGATTTGTCCGTGGAGGCATGGGCATGATTGCCGAAGCTGCAGCGCGCTCGGCAACCGCCCATGGCGCAACGATTCTGACCGATGCGCCGGTCGCCGAAATCGACGTCCACGATGGAGTCGCTCGTGGCGTCCGGCTTGAGGATGGACGGCGGTTTACGGCTGATGCCATTCTGTCGAATGCTGATCCACACCACACGTTCCTCAAGCTTGTTGACCGGCGCCACTTGCCATCGGATTTTGTCGAGGGTATCAGCCGACTCCGCACGAAAGGCTCGGTCGTCAAAGTCCTTCTCGGCCTGCGGGGACTGCCAAACTTCACGTGCTGCCCTGGAACAGCCGTCGGGCCACAACATACTGGCGGTATTGTGATTAACCCATCGGTCGATTACCTCGAGCGGGCCTGGGAGGATTGCAAGCATGGCCGGCCTTCGGCTGAACCGTTCATGGATTGTTACATCCAGAGTGCGACGGAAGAAGGTCTCGCACCGGCAGGACGCCATACCCTCTCACTCTACGTCCAATATGCGCCCTATGACTTGGCTGACGGCAACTGGGAGAGTCGGAAAGACGACATTGGTCAAACAATTCTGAAGACCTTTGCCCACTATGCGCCGAACCTCTGGGACATTCTCGAGCATGTGCGGGTGCTTGGGCCACGGGATATCGAAGCAACGATGGGCATCAGCGGCGGCAACATCTTCCATGGGGAGATCCTGCCTGACCAGATGTTTTGCTTCCGGCCAGTCCCGGGCTATAGCGGATATGAATCACCAGTGGAACGGCTCTACCTTTGCGGCTCAGGGGCATGGCCAGGCGGCGCCGTTTTTGGCGCGCCGGGGCGAAACTGCGCGCTGCAGGTTCTTGAAGACTTAGAGCGCCGCGCAAGCACACGGGCAGGGTAA